Within the Maribacter sp. BPC-D8 genome, the region TCGGCTTTTGAGGTCGTAAATAAGTTCTCATATGATGACTTGCGTAAAGTATTGTTCGAGTACGGCGATATTAGAAACGCGAATGCCATGGCAAAAGTAATTGTTGCCAGTAGAGAAGAAGAGCAGATACAAACAACCGATGCGCTGAAAACAGTGTTGAAGCAGTTTTTGCCAGAACATAGGCAGCATAAAATATTGGCACAGATATACCAAGCGATTCGCATAGAGGTGAATCAAGAGATAGAAGTGATCAAAGAGTTTTTGGAGCAGGCTCCAGAATTATTGAATGAAAAAGGAAGGCTAAGTGTTATTAGCTACCACTCTTTAGAAGATAGGCTTGTAAAAAGATTTATAAGAGCAGGTCAGTTTGACGGAGAGCCAGAAAAAGATTTTTACGGCAATATAGATGTACCGTTAAAAAAGGTTGGTGGGTTGATCGTGCCAACAAGAGAAGAGATAAAATTAAATAACAGAGCACGTAGTGCAAAATTAAGAATAGCAGAGCGTAATGGCGAAAAATAAAGTGAAAACGGGTGTATTAGACCTATTAAAGGGTAAGTTTTTGGTGAGCGGTGACGCCCCTAAAAATTGGCTGTTTATTATTTTCATTTCATTTTTGGCAACGGTAATGATCAGTAGCTCTCATAGCGCCGATCAAAAAGTACACCGTATCGCTTTATTAAATGAAGAAGTAAAAGAATTGCGTAACGAGTTCGTAGATATGCGATCAGATGTACAGCAGCTAAAATTAGAATCGAGCATTACCGGTAAAATATCGGAAAAAGGACTGTTTCCTTCAGAGAATCCCCCGCAGAAAATTAAGGTGAAATCTTTAAAAGAGGAGGAATAATGGCGGCAACAGATAAAAGCATATTAAAAAGGCTCTATATAGTAGCAGGTTTCATGGTACTCTTTGCGGGTGCAGTGTTATTTAAGCTGGTTTCTATACAAGTAGTAGATGGCGAAAAGTACCAGGCATTGGCAGATACACGTACCGAGCGTATGTTTACTATTGAGCCAAATAGAGGTAATCTATATTCTGACGATGGTAGCCTTTTGGCAACTTCAGTATCTAAATACACCATTCGTTTTGATGCCGTAACCGTTAGCAGCGAAGATTTTAAAGCAAATGTAAAACCATTGGCAGATGCCTTGGCTAAGAATTTCGGTAAAACATCTTCTCACTATCAGCAGGTTTTAAGAAAAGCACGTGAGAATAAAAATAGATATGCATTGCTTGTGCGTAACCTAGATTATTCTGAATACATGGCGGTAAAGAAATTTCCGCTTTTGAATAAGGGGGCGTATAAGGGCGGACTCATTATTGAGCAGCATACCAAAAGAGAGCATCCGTTAGGTAAAATTGCCGAGCGTAGTGTAGGGTATGAGCGTGTAGATGAAAACGGATATTATACCCGTGTGGGTATGGAAGGTGCTTTTGGGGAATACCTAAGAGGAATTTCTGGAAAGCGCTTAAAGCAAAAAATAGCAAAAGGACAGTGGAAGCCTATCGGTAACGATAATATCATTGAGCCAAAAGATGGCTACGATGTGTATTCGACCATTGACATTAATATACAAGATATAGCGCACCATGCTTTATTAGGTCAGTTAGAGAAATACCAAGCAGACCACGGTACGGTAATCGTAATGGAAGTGAAAACCGGTGAGGTAAAAGCGATATCGAATTTGGGTCAGACGACCGATGGAAAATATTACGAGCGTTTAAATTATGCTATAGGTGAGTCTCACGAGCCAGGTTCAACATTTAAGTTGGTGAATTTAGTAGCAGCATTAGAAGATAAGGTGATTGATACCAGTTCTGTAATCGATACGGAGAAAGGCTCTTGGAAATTATATAAGCATACCATTAGAGATACCAAGCGTGGTGGTCATGGAAAAATTACCATGTCTACGGCTTTTGAAGTATCGTCGAATGTGGCATTTGCAAAAATGATACATGAAGGGTATAAGAACGATCCAGAAAAATACGTGAACCGATTAATGAGCATGGGTATTCATAAAGAATTAGGACTTCCGGTTGTTGGTGAAGGTAAACCAGTGCTGCGTTACCCAGGTGATAAAGGTTGGTCAGGGCTTTCTTTGGCACAAATGGCTTATGGTTATGAAGTATCTATGACGCCGCTACAAACATTGGCATTTTATAATGCTATTGCGAACGATGGCGAAATGGTAAAGCCACGATTGTTGAAAGAAGTTAAAGAGTGGAACAAGACAATTGAGAAGTTTGAAAAGAAAGTATTGAACCCTGCAATTTGCTCACAATCTACGGTAAAGAAAGTACAGCAGATATTAAAGAATGTAGTAGAGAAAGATCACGGTACAGGTCACCGTATGTATTCTAAGAATTTTTCTATGGCAGGAAAAACAGGGACTACGCAGACCAATTATGTGTCTAAAGATAAATCGAAGTACGAGTACATTTCTTCGTTCGCAGGATATTTTCCGGCAGACAATCCGAAATACTCTTGTATCGTAGTGATCCATAAGCCAGACAAAAGTGTTGGGTATTATGGTGCAGATGTATCTGGTCCGGTATTTAAATCTGTAGCACAAAAAGTATATGCAACATCGCCGTTAACAAGTGAGGTAGATGTAAAAAATGTGTTGATCGCCAAAAATGAAGATTCGCACCAAGGATATTACAAAGCAGCGCAGCAGAAATATTCATCAATGCCAAATGTAAAAGGGATGTGCGGTATGGATGCCGTAGCCATTCTTGAGAATTTAGGAATTGAAGTAGAAGTAAAAGGAAACGGAAAGGTGAAGAACCAATCTATCAACAAAGGCACCGATTTAAAATCAGTGAAGAAAATAGTATTAGAATTAATATGATGCATTTAAAGGACATATTATATGGAGTGCGTATTACTGCTGTTAGCGGTACTACCTCTTGTGATATAGCATCAGTTTGTTTTGATTCTCGCGAGGTTCAAAAAGGTGATGCCTTTGTAGCGATTAAAGGAACTTTGACCGATGGTCATAAATATATAGATCAAGTTGTAGCTGCAGGTGCAAGAGCAATTGTTTGTGAGCAATTACCGGCAGACATGATTGATGATGTTACCTATGTACAGGTAGAAAGTGGTAATCAAGCATTGGCTTTGATGGCTTCTAACTACTACGGTACACCATCTAAGAATTTAAAACTAGTAGGTGTTACGGGTACAAATGGTAAAACCACGGTATCTAGTTTATTATATCAGTTATTCAAAAAAGCAGGGTATAAAGTGGGCTTGTTATCAACCATTAAAATTATGGTCGATGAAACTGAATTTCCAACAAAGCATACCACTCCCGATGCATTGGTGATCAACAAGCATTTAAAGTTGATGAACGATGCCGGTGTAGAGTTTTGCTTTATGGAAGTAAGTTCTCATGGTATTCATCAGAAAAGAACAGAAGGCTTGGTATTTGAAGGCGCGATTTTTACGAATCTGTCTCACGATCACCTAGACTACCATAAAACATTTGCAGAATATCGCGATACCAAAAAAATACTGTTTGATCAGTTGCCAAAAACGGCATTTGCATTAACCAATGTAGATGATAAGAACGGCTTGGTAATGTTGCAGAATACAAAGGCTAGAAAAGCAAGCTACGCCTTAAAGAATTATGCAGATTACAGAGCACAGATATTAGAAAATCAGTTCGACGGACAGTTGTTGAAAATCAATGACCATGAACTTTGGACGAAATTAATAGGTCATTTCAATGCATATAATATGTTGGCGATTTACGCGACAGCAGATTTATTAGGATTGGAGCAATTAGAAACCCTGCGCTTATTGAGCGAGTTGGAAAATGTAGATGGAAGGTTTCAGTATTACATATCAAAGAAAAAAATTACGGCAATAGTTGATTATGCCCATACGCCGGACGCCCTTAAAAATGTGCTTGAGACAATCAACACGTTGAGAACTGGAAATGAAAACGTCATCACCGTTGTGGGGTGTGGTGGCGATAGAGACAGATCAAAGCGTCCGGTAATGGGTAATATCGCATCAGAGATGAGTAACAAGACCATTTTCACCTCTGATAACCCGAGAACGGAGTCGCCAACTGAAATTATTTCAGAAATGGAGGCAGGAGTAGAACCACAGAATGTCAAAAAGATTTTATCCATCGAGAATAGAGAGCAGGCGATTAAAACAGCTTGTCAACTAGCAGATGACAACGATATCATATTAGTAGCCGGTAAAGGTCATGAGACCTACCAAGAAACCAACGGAGTACGTATAGATTTCGATGATTTTAAAATAGTAAAAGAGCTCTTAAACAGCTTAGAAAAATAACCAAGGCTTAGTAGCAAAGAATACAGATTATATGTTAACCTACCTGTTCGAATATTTAGAAAAACAATACCAGTTGCCTGGAGCTTCGCTGTTTCAGTTCAGCACTTTCCGTGCGGCAATGGCTATACTGTTTTCATTAATGATTGCGACGATTTACGGTAAGCGTGTTATTCTTTTTCTTCAAAAGCAACAAGTAGGGGAAACCATTCGCGATTTAGGTCTTGATGGTCAAAAGCAAAAAGCAGGTACGCCAACAATGGGTGGGGTAATTATAATCATGTCCACCTTGATACCAGTATTGCTTTTCGCAAGATTAGAGAACATATATATCATACTGTTGATATTCACCATGCTGTGGATGGGAGCAATCGGATTCTTAGATGATTACATTAAAGTATTCAAAAAGAATAAAGAAGGATTAAAAGGACGTTTCAAGGTATTGGGTCAAGTAGTATTAGGCTTAATCGTAGGTGCAGTACTTTATTTTCACCCACAGGTAACAATGCGTGATCATGATAAAACAATTATTACGCAAGATTACACTGTTGAGCAGGTAAAAGGAGCAGAGATTAAGTCAACCATGACAACGGTTCCTTTCTTTAAAAATAATGAGTTTGATTATGAAAGTCTAATATCATGGGCAGGCGATGATGCAAAAGAATATGCTTGGTTGTTATTTATACCGGTAATTATTTTGATAGTAACTGCGGTATCTAACGGAGCAAATTTAACAGATGGTATCGATGGTCTCGCGGCAGGTACATCGGCAATAATAGTATTTACGCTGGGCATTTTTGCCTTGGTATCTGGTAATATCATATTCTCTGATTATTTGGATATCATGTATATACCACGAGTAGGTGAGTTGCTGGTATTCATTACCGCTTTTGCAGGAGCATTGATCGGATTCTTATGGTATAATGCCTTCCCGGCACAAGTGTTTATGGGCGATACGGGTAGTTTAACTATCGGTGGCGTAATTGCTGTAATCGCAATTATAGTACGTAAAGAATTATTAATACCTGTGTTATGCGGAATCTTCTTTGCAGAGTCGCTTTCAGTGATGATACAAGTAGGGTATTTCAAATACACAAAGAAAAAATTTGGTGAAGGTCGACGTATATTTTTAATGTCCCCATTACATCACCACTACCAAAAAATGGGATACCACGAGAGTAAGATCGTAACCCGTTTTTGGATTGTAGGTATACTATTGGCAATTGTAACTGTAGTGACCTTAAAAATTAGATAATGGCATTACTGGTAGTTCTTGGAGGAGGAGAAAGTGGAGTAGGAACAGCCATTTTAGGATTAAAGAAAGGATACGATGTATTTGTATCTGATAAAGGAATAATTAAAGAGAAGTATAAAAACGTTCTTGAACATTTTGGAATTGATTGGGAAGAAGAACAGCATTCTGAAGACCGCATACTAAAAGCCGATTTGGTAATGAAGAGTCCGGGTATACCAGACAAAGTACCCTTGGTAAAGCAGTTGGTGTCGAAAGGTATTCCAGTAATATCAGAGATAGAATTTGCATCAAAATACACCGATGCAAAAATTATTGGTATTACGGGAAGCAACGGAAAAACGACAACGACCATGCTAACCAGCCACATTCTGGCAAATGCCGGATTGAAAGTGGGTATGGCAGGAAATATTGGTGATAGTTATGCGAAAATGGTTGCAGAGAATGATTTTGAGTATTACGTACTTGAGATTAGCAGTTTTCAATTAGACGGCATAGTAGATTTTAAACCACACATTGCCGTGATTACGAATATTACACCAGATCATTTAGATCGGTATGAGTATGAGTTTGAAAACTATATCGCATCTAAATTCAGAATTGCAGAAAACCAAGACGAAAACGATTATTTGATTTATGATGCAGATGATACAGTTTTGGTAGAATGGCTGAACAAGCACCCAGTTAAATCAAAATTAATGCCCTTTTCATTGAATAAAGTATTTGAACAAGGCGCATTTATAGAACAAAACGAGATAATAATAAAAACAACAACAGACACTATTAGCATGATTAAAGACACTTTGGCCTTAGAAGGTCAGCACAATGTAAAGAACACAATGGCAGCGGCAACAATTGCAAAATTAGTTGGTATCCGTAAGGAAACGATAAGAGCCTGTGTTTCTAATTTTCAAGGGGCTCCCCACCGTTTGGAGAAGGTGTTGAAAATACATCATGTAGAATATATCAATGACTCAAAGGCAACGAATGTAAACGCTGCTTATTACGCATTAGATAGCATGAAAACACCTACTGTATGGATTGTAGGTGGTGTAGATAAGGGCAATGAGTACATGGAGTTAATGCCATTGGTACGAGAAAAAGTAAAAGCAATTATTTGCTTAGGTGAGAATAATGAAAAGATAAAGCATGTATTCGGTAATGCTGTGGATCTATTAGTAGAAACATATGCAATGGAAGAAGCGGTGAAAGTAGCTTATAAGATTGCAGAACGTGGCGATACGGTTTTGTTATCACCGGCATGTGCAAGTTTCGATTTGTTTAAGAATTATGAGGATCGCGGAGATCAATTTAAGAACTGTGTAAAGAACCTATAGGGTGTTGAATATATTTCAAAATATAAAAGGAGATAAAGCTATTTGGGCCATTGCGGCACTCTTGGCCTTATTTTCATTTCTGCCAGTATATAGTGCCAGTAGTAACTTGGTGTATGTAGTAGGTAGTGGTACGCCAGTTGGTCATTTGGTAAAACATGCCATACTGTTGTTTTTAGGCTTTGGAATTATTTATGGGGTACATAAAATACCTACACACTTCTTTAAGGGGCTTTCAATGATTGCACTGCCTATAGTGTTGGTCTTGCTCATATTCGTATTGGCACAAGGCACCTCAAGTGGTGGTACTAACGATAGTCGTTGGATACGCTTACCATTGGTAGGTTTCGGTTTTCAGCCTTCTAACTTGGCAGCAGTAGTATTAATGATATATGTAGCGCGTTATTTCTCAAAAGTTAGAGATATAAAAATAACATTTAAAGACAGCATATTGCCTTTATGGCTTCCGGTTTTCTTAGTAGTAGCACTTATTTTACCAGCGAACTTTTCAACGGCAGCAATCGTTTTTTCAATGGTTATGGTATTGTGTTTTTTAGGAGGATATCCTATGAAATACTTATTTGGCATTGTTGGAGCGGGTATGTTGTTTTTGACCATGTTCGTATTAACGGCAAAAGCTTTCCCAGATTTATTCCCGAATAGGGTAGATACGTGGATGAGCCGTATAGATAGTTTCTCAAACCCTGAGGATACCGAAGGCTCCTATCAAATAGAAAGAGCAAAAATAGCAATAGCTACTGGCGGAGTAATGGGTAAAGGAGCTGGAAAAAGTGTACAGAAGAACTTTTTGCCACAGAGTTCATCAGATTTTATCTATGCGATTATAGTGGAAGAATATGGTTTGATAGGAGGATTTATTCTCATGTTATTTTACTTGTTTCTCTTGTTTAGAATAGTGGTGGTTGCCAATGGTTGTGCATCGGTCTTTAGTAAGTTATTGGTGCTAGGTGTTGGTTTGCCCATTGTGTTTCAAGCGTTGATCAATATGGCAGTAGCGGTGGAGTTGTTTCCGGTAACAGGTCAGAACTTACCATTGATCAGTAGTGGAGGTACTTCTAGTTGGATGACCTGTTTGGCGATAGGTATAATTTTAAGTGCAAGTAATAAAAGTATAGCTCAGGAGAGTGCTTCTGGCAACGATATTGATATGGATGAAACGAACCCTTTAGAGATTTTAAGTGGGCAGTTATAAGTTTATTCTATCAGGAGGAGGTACTGGCGGACATATTTATCCGGCGATAGCCATAGCGAACGAATTGAAAAGGAGACATCCTGATGCAGAATTTTTGTTCGTTGGTGCGAAGGATAGAATGGAGATGGAGAAAGTACCACAAGCAGGGTACAAAATAGAAGGATTGTGGATTACAGGAATTCAGCGCAAACTGACCCTTAAAAATCTACTATTTCCAATAAAATTGATAAGTAGTTTAATGAGAGCAAATAGCATCGTATCGAAGTTTAAGCCACACGCCGTAATTGGTACGGGTGGTTTTGCTAGTGGTCCGTTGTTAAAAATGGCAACCGTAAAAGGAATACCATGTGTGTTGCAAGAACAAAATTCTTTTGCAGGCATTACTAATAAACTATTAAAAGATAAAGTGAAGAAAATCTGTGTGGCATATGATGGCATGGAGCGATTTTTTCCGAAAGATAAAATTGTAAAAACAGGTAATCCTGTACGTTCAGATTTGGTAGAATTGAAAGCTACTAAAGATGAAGCTTTACAGTATTTTGAATTGAAAGCCGATAAGAAAACACTTTTAGTATTAGGTGGAAGTTTAGGGGCAAGACGCATCAATCAATTGGTAGCGGATCATTTAGAATATTTTAAAGCATTAGGCTTACAAGTAATATGGCAATGTGGTAAAGGGTATTATGAAACCTACAAATCACATCAGTCAGAGAACATTAAAGTGCATGCTTTTTTAAACTCGATGGATAAAGCTTATGTAGCAGCAGATTTCATTATTTCAAGAGCAGGTGCAGGTGCGGTATCAGAATTGTGTTTGGTTGGGAAACCAACATTCTTTATTCCTTCGCCAGTTGTGGCAGAAGATCACCAGACCATGAATGCATTGTCGTTGGTTGGGCATGAAGCCGCAATTATGATTAGAGAAAAAGAGCTTGATGCGAAATTTAAAACGGAGTTTGAATCGGTATTTAAATCCGTAGAAAAGCAACAAGAATTATCAAAGAATATTAAGTCATTGGCGTTACCAAATGCCACTGCTGATATCTGTGATGAAATAGAAAAATTGATAAAATAAAATGAACGTAACGCAAATACATAAGGTGTATTTTATTGGCATAGGGGGCATAGGTATGTCTGCTTTGGCGCGTTATTTTGCGTTTATAAATAAGGCGGTTGCTGGGTATGACAAAACCGAGAGTCCGCTAACGAAAGAATTGGCAAGTTCAGGTATTGATATTCATTATACAGATGATATTGATGCTGTGCCGCAAGAATATAAGAATGACCCAGAGCATACCTTGGTAGTGTATACGCCAGCAGTACCTGCTTCTCATTCTGAGTATCAGTATTTTTTAAATAATGGATTCACGATTAAGAAACGTTCAGAGGTACTTGGTTTGATAACCAAAGACTCTTTTTGTTTAGCAGTTGCCGGTACGCATGGTAAAACAACAACCTCTAGTATTTTGGCACATTTGTTAAAAGAAACAGGAGTTAAAATGACGGCGTTCTTAGGCGGAATTTCAGAAGATTTCAATAGTAATTTCCTGTTAGAAGGAACGGAGTATTCGGTGGTAGAAGCAGATGAATTTGATCGTTCATTTATGCAGTTGACACCAAATGTAGCCTGTGTTACGTCAATGGATGCTGATCACCTTGATATTTATGGTGATGCGCAAGAATTGGAAAGAACATTTGTAGATTTTACCAGACGCTTAAAACCAGGCGGTAAATTATTTGTTCGAAATGGTTTGCCTTTAGAAGGGTTGACCTATGGTATAGAAGACGATTCGGATTATTGCATCCGGAACATAAAAATAGAACATGGCACCTACATATTCGATTTGGAGACCCCTGACCTCAAACTAGAAGGGGTTGAATTTAACAAACCTGGGCGACATAATTTGTTGAACGGTTTGGTAGCTTTCGCAATGGCGATGCAAGCAGGTTCCCCGCCGCATCGCCTTGCAGAGGCATTAGCAACATTTAAAGGAGTGCAAAGGCGATTTTCGTATCAGATTAAAAGTGATGATTTCATTTTTATTGATGATTATGCACATCACCCTACTGAAATCAATGCTGTTTTTGAAGCAGTTGCAGAAATGCATCCGAATAAAAAGGTATTGGCAATTTTTCAGCCGCACTTGTTTTCAAGAACACGTGATTTTGCAGATGAGTTCGCAAAAAGCTTATCGCAATTCGAGAATATGTTGTTGTTAGATATCTATCCGGCTAGAGAAGAACCACTTGAAGGGGTAACGGCAGAATGGTTGTTGGGTAAGGTGACAAGTAGTAATAAAAAATTAATTTCAAAAGAACAAATCGTTTCTGAGATAAAAAAACAAGATCCTGAAGTTTTACTAACAATGGGAGCTGGAGATATAGGTTTAGAAGTTGTGAAAATAAAAAAAGAGATGTCGTATGCAGGTTAATTGGAATTTTATAAAGTTGGCTGCTTTGATTCTGGTAATCATGGGGTTATATGCTTTTTCGAATGAGCGTAATAGCACCAAGAATGTTACGGGAATGAAGGTAGAATTCGTTGGGGAGCAAAATTTGTACCTCACCGAAGGAACGGTTAATAAATTGTTAATACAAAATTACGGTAGCCTTGATAATGTGCCTAAAGAAAATATAGTTTTGAATACTGTAGAAAAGGCCCTTGAGGCCAATGAAATGGTAAAAAGTGCACAAGTCTATCTAACAATAGATGGTGAGCTGACGTCGAGAATTGTTCAACGTAAGCCAATAGGACGTATTGAGGGGGATTCAAAATTCTATTTGGACGATGAAGGAAAGAGAATGCCTCTTTCAAATAATCATTCAGCAAGAGTTCCCATTATAACGGGCAATATCAGTGGTAAAAGCCTTGAAGATGTCTATGTCATTTTGGAACATATAAATATGGACGATTTTTTTCGTGAATCTGTTATTGGTATTCACATTAAAGGAGAAGAAGAATATCAGTTACGATTAAGGCTTAACAATTTTGTTGTGAACATAGGCGGTATTGAAGATTTAGAGGCCAAGTTTAGCAATTTTAAGGCATTTTATGCCAAAGCGAACAAGGATGAAACCTTGGAGGATTATGCAGAAGTAAGTTTAGAATTCAATAACCAGGTGGTGTGCACTAAAATATAATTAAAATGGAACAAACTAAATATTCAGTCGGTTTAGACATTGGAACAACGAAAATCGTTGCCATAATCGGAAAGCAAAACGAGTATGGTAAAATTGAGATTTTGGGTATCGGTAAGTCCAAAAGTTTAGGTGTACACAGAGGTGTGGTAAATAATATTACCCAAACGATAAAATCTATTCAGCAGGCGGTTGAAGAGGCAGAAGCAAATTCTGGTCTTAAAATTGGTTCTGTTGTTGTTGGTATCGCCGGTCAGCATATTAGAAGTTTACAGCACAGCGATTACATTACCAGAAAAGATTCTGAGGAAGTAATCGGTGACGAAGATGTAGACTTACTATGTAATCAAGTGCACAAATTGATTATGCTACCGGGTGAAGAGATTATTCATGTTTTACCACAAGAATACAAAGTTGATGGTCAAGCTGAAATACGCGAGCCTGTTGGTATGTATGGAGGTAGGCTAGAAGCTAACTTTCATGTAGTAGTTGGTCAAGTTGTTTCTATAAAGAATGTAGGTCGTTGCATTAAAAGTGCAGGATTAGATTTAGGAAATATAACACTAGAGCCACTAGCGTCATCTGATGCAGTATTAAGTCAAGAAGAAAAAGAAGCAGGTGTAGCACTAATCGATATAGGTGGTGGTACAACTGATCTGGCTATTTTTAAAGATGGTATCATTAGACATACGGCAGTAATACCTTTCGGTGGTGGAGTCATTACAGAAGATATTAAAGAAGGATGTTCGATTATAGAAAAACAGGCAGAGTTGTTGAAAACCAGATTTGGTTCAGCATGGCCGGGAGAGAACAGAGATAACGAAATTGTATCTATACCAGGTTTACGTGGTAGAGAGCCAAAAGAAATCTCTTTGAAAAATCTTTCTAAAATAATTCATGCACGTGTAGTTGAGATTATCGAGCAAGTATATGTAGAAATCAAAAACTACGGTCACGAAGAACAAAAGAAGAAATTGATTGCAGGTATCGTGTTAACAGGTGGTGGAAGCCAACTAAAACATTTAAAGCAATTAGTAGAATATATAACAGGTATGGATACTCGTATCGGGTACCCTAACGAACACCTAGCAGGCGATTCTGATGAAGAAGTTGCTAGTCCGTTATACGCAACAGCTGTTGGACTTTTAATGAATGCCATTAAAAATCAGGAGAAGTTGAAATTAACGCAAGAAGAAATTTTACAAGAACAAGAACTTGAGCAGGAAGAAGAAGAGTTGGTATATGCTGAACGAGATACCGAAGCAGTAGCACGCCCAAACCTGCATAAAGAAAGAAAATCTGTTTTTGATAAGTGGTCTGAAAAATTGAAAGAATTTTTAGATAACGCAGAGTAATAAGCATAGCACAAGAGAATACATAACCAGTAATAATTAGAATATGAGTAAGAACAGCGAATTTGATAATATCTCCTTTGATCTACCAAAGAATCAAAGCAACGTTATAAAAGTCATTGGTGTAGGTGGCGGTGGTAGCAATGCCATTAATCACATGTTCCAAGCAGGAATTAACGGAGTTGATTTTGTGATCTGTAATACAGATTCTCAGGCTTTAGACAATAGTCCGGTGCCAAACAAAATACAATTAGGCATTTCATTAACTGAAGGTTTGGGTGCTGGTGCCAATCCTGAAGTAGGTGAACAAGCTGCCATGGAAAGTATGGAAGAGATTAAAAGTATGTTGGATACAACTACTAAAATGATCTTCATTACTGCAGGTATGGGTGGGGGAACAGGAACTGGTGCTGCTCCCGTAATTGCCAAGTTTGCAAAAGAAATGGATGTTCTTACTGTTGGTATCGTTACTATGCCGTTTCAATTCGAAGGTAAAATGCGAGTTGAACAAGCACAACGTGGTATTGAAAAATTACGCAATAATGTCGATTCGCTGATCGTCATTAATAACAATAAATTAAGAGAAGTATACGGAAACCTAGGTTTCAAAGCTGGTTTCTCTAAAGCTGATGAAGTATTAGCAACTGCTGCTAGAGGTATTGCAGAAGTTATTACACATCACTATACACAAAACATAGATTTACGTGATGCTAAAACAGTACTATCTAATAGTGGTACTGCTATTATGGGTTCTGCTATTTCATCTGGTTCTGCAAGAGCTAATGAGGCAATCATGAAAGCATTAGATTCTCCGTTATTGAATGACAACAAAATTCAAGGAGCTAAAAATGTATTGTTATTGATTGTTTCTGGTGCACAAGAAATTACTATCGATGAGATTGGAGAAATCAATGATCATATTCAGATTGAGGCAGGATACGGAGCAAACATCATTATGGGTGTTGGTGAAGATGAGAGCTTAGGCGAAGCTATTGCTGTAACGGTAATTGCTACAGGTTTTAATATTGAGCAACAAGATGATATTGTAAATACTGAGTCAAAGAAGATCATACATACTTTGGAGGAAGGACAACGTGCAGAGGCAATGTTGTTATCGAACCAAAAAACGGTCCATACTTTAGAAATGGACGATGAGGAAGAGGAGGTAAAACAAGTTAAACCCGTAAAAAAGTATGAGTTCGTTGAGGAAGAAGATTTTGATTTGATACCTACAACGAACTATATTAAAAATTTCAATGTTTTTTACGAGGAAGTATTAGCGGAGAACGTTTCAGAAGAAGATTTTGTTATCGTAGATGCACCTTCATCTTTTAGAGATATTGAAGTAG harbors:
- the ftsA gene encoding cell division protein FtsA, which gives rise to MEQTKYSVGLDIGTTKIVAIIGKQNEYGKIEILGIGKSKSLGVHRGVVNNITQTIKSIQQAVEEAEANSGLKIGSVVVGIAGQHIRSLQHSDYITRKDSEEVIGDEDVDLLCNQVHKLIMLPGEEIIHVLPQEYKVDGQAEIREPVGMYGGRLEANFHVVVGQVVSIKNVGRCIKSAGLDLGNITLEPLASSDAVLSQEEKEAGVALIDIGGGTTDLAIFKDGIIRHTAVIPFGGGVITEDIKEGCSIIEKQAELLKTRFGSAWPGENRDNEIVSIPGLRGREPKEISLKNLSKIIHARVVEIIEQVYVEIKNYGHEEQKKKLIAGIVLTGGGSQLKHLKQLVEYITGMDTRIGYPNEHLAGDSDEEVASPLYATAVGLLMNAIKNQEKLKLTQEEILQEQELEQEEEELVYAERDTEAVARPNLHKERKSVFDKWSEKLKEFLDNAE
- the murC gene encoding UDP-N-acetylmuramate--L-alanine ligase, with amino-acid sequence MNVTQIHKVYFIGIGGIGMSALARYFAFINKAVAGYDKTESPLTKELASSGIDIHYTDDIDAVPQEYKNDPEHTLVVYTPAVPASHSEYQYFLNNGFTIKKRSEVLGLITKDSFCLAVAGTHGKTTTSSILAHLLKETGVKMTAFLGGISEDFNSNFLLEGTEYSVVEADEFDRSFMQLTPNVACVTSMDADHLDIYGDAQELERTFVDFTRRLKPGGKLFVRNGLPLEGLTYGIEDDSDYCIRNIKIEHGTYIFDLETPDLKLEGVEFNKPGRHNLLNGLVAFAMAMQAGSPPHRLAEALATFKGVQRRFSYQIKSDDFIFIDDYAHHPTEINAVFEAVAEMHPNKKVLAIFQPHLFSRTRDFADEFAKSLSQFENMLLLDIYPAREEPLEGVTAEWLLGKVTSSNKKLISKEQIVSEIKKQDPEVLLTMGAGDIGLEVVKIKKEMSYAG
- a CDS encoding cell division protein FtsQ/DivIB codes for the protein MQVNWNFIKLAALILVIMGLYAFSNERNSTKNVTGMKVEFVGEQNLYLTEGTVNKLLIQNYGSLDNVPKENIVLNTVEKALEANEMVKSAQVYLTIDGELTSRIVQRKPIGRIEGDSKFYLDDEGKRMPLSNNHSARVPIITGNISGKSLEDVYVILEHINMDDFFRESVIGIHIKGEEEYQLRLRLNNFVVNIGGIEDLEAKFSNFKAFYAKANKDETLEDYAEVSLEFNNQVVCTKI
- the ftsZ gene encoding cell division protein FtsZ, yielding MSKNSEFDNISFDLPKNQSNVIKVIGVGGGGSNAINHMFQAGINGVDFVICNTDSQALDNSPVPNKIQLGISLTEGLGAGANPEVGEQAAMESMEEIKSMLDTTTKMIFITAGMGGGTGTGAAPVIAKFAKEMDVLTVGIVTMPFQFEGKMRVEQAQRGIEKLRNNVDSLIVINNNKLREVYGNLGFKAGFSKADEVLATAARGIAEVITHHYTQNIDLRDAKTVLSNSGTAIMGSAISSGSARANEAIMKALDSPLLNDNKIQGAKNVLLLIVSGAQEITIDEIGEINDHIQIEAGYGANIIMGVGEDESLGEAIAVTVIATGFNIEQQDDIVNTESKKIIHTLEEGQRAEAMLLSNQKTVHTLEMDDEEEEVKQVKPVKKYEFVEEEDFDLIPTTNYIKNFNVFYEEVLAENVSEEDFVIVDAPSSFRDIEVVEPEEIQVEEEDDQFTVGFESSSRGEEEKENVIMFDLHDEVKDIDVNESIEIVPVLEYNKNGEKRYSLDDYMQLESKLTGAKSKAEEFEPKIIEDELVFERKTVAPKREAHPEEQLDPMETPIEELLRDRADERRRKLKDFNYKFKNNAPTSYDEKKPAYQRQGVDLNESSREKKISRTSLSGDSNDDIQLRSNNSFLHDNVD